CATATTATATCTGATGAACTCCGTTAAACTCGGGTATGATGGTCTTTATTTAGTTTTTATCACAGCATCAGTACCTTTCATTTATGCAGTTACAACCGTATTCCAAGGGAATGGGTTTTTGGCAGTTTACATCGCCGGGATCATCGTTGGTCGTAACAAATTCATTCATAAAAAATCCATCTTTCGTTTTTTGAATGGATATGTTTGGATCTTACAAATTGGTATGTTCCTTTGTTTTGGACTTCTTGTGTATCCAACAAGAATGGCTAATATTTGGGTACCTGGTCTTCTCATTGGGGTCTTACTCATTTTATTTGCAAGACCACTTGCAGTTTTCATATCCTTATTCAGAGTCAATTTACCAATCAAAGAAAAATTATTTATCTCTTGGGTGGGACTCCGGGGTGCATCACCGATCATCCTTGCCACATTCCCCATTGCCCAAGGGTTAGTTTGGGGTGATTTACTTTTTCACATTGTATTTTTTGTAGTACTCGTATCCCTTCTCATCCAAGGATCCCTGATCCCGAGAGTGGCACAGTGGTTAGGAATTCTCAAAGTAGATCCAGATCGTAAGATCTATCGACCTACAGACTTTGATAACATCGAGTTTCCTGGGATGACCTTACAAGAGTTAATCGTTCCTTATAACTCAAGTGTTGTTGATAAAGCATTGTTTGAAATCAAGCTACCAGACCAGTCTCATATCCTGCTCATTGCTCGGGGAGAACAATTCCTCATTCCATCAGGGAACACTCAAGTAAAAGGTGGTGATGTGGTTTGGGTGTTAGCAAAGGACGATGTGATGCCCATCATAGGCAAAACCTTTATGTCTGTTTCGTAACGTATCGTTACTTATTAACTGTTAGAATGTTTTGAAACAATCTGCTTTTTGTCGAGACGGAAGAGGTAATAAACGGGCAAAGCTATGAGTGTGATCATAAGTCCCCAAGAAGCCGTAATCGGTTTTTCGACAAACAAAATCGCCATCACTGCGATGTTTGCAAAGATGTATAAAAAAATCGGAAGAGGGTAAAGGGGAATTTTATAATCTGATTTCATACCCATCTTTTCAAAACGAAACGGTGTTGCTGCCGTGAGGCAAGAAAGGATGAGAATCGAACAAGTGATCATGTAAAGCAAAGCTTCAATTTCTTTCACAAACAAAAAAAGTATGGCAACAAAGGCCTGAAAGAAAATCGAAACATAGGGACTATGCCATTTCGGATGTATCTTGGAAAACGAAGGTAAAAACACACCATCCCTTGCCATAGCAAAATACACCCGACTTCCCCCAATGAGGATGGCAGACATAGATCCTAAAATCACCCAGGCAATAAAACTTGTGGTTAAGATCGAATAATTGATACCAAATAACTTTTGAAAGGCGATTGCACCAATTCCGTCTTGTCCCGCCAATTCATCGATAGGCGCTGAGATCACAAATAATAAATTGATCGCAAAGTAAAGTCCCGCGACAAGAAAACAAGCAGTGATCGCAGAACGAACAATTGTTTTTTCAGGGTTTTTGACCTCTTCGGCAATGTAGGTGATCATATTCCAACCTAGGTAGGAAAAGGAAACAGGAACAATACCAATGAGCACTTTGGAATAAAAAGAAAGTTCCATTATGTTTGGGAAAGGAGAATCAAGTAAGTATCCCCAGTGAGTGGAACCGATGGAAAACCCAAGAGCCAAAAACATAAGAAGCCCTGTGATTTTTAAGACAGCAAATACATTTTGTACTCGGACTGCTGATTTGATTCCAAAATAATTCAATCCACTAAAAAATAAAATGGGTAATATTCCTATGAAAGTAAGCGAACTCACTTGTAAATCAAGACCGAGCAATGTATATGTGGCCGATTCAAAGTAGGGTAGTTCGGGGAATAAAATTTGTACATACTTACCGAAGGCTAAGGCAAGAACAGAAACACAGGCAGAAAAATTAGTGAGTAGAGATGACCAACCACTCATAAAAGCGATGGCTGGTGAATATGCAACTTTTAAGTAAACATAATCTCCTCCAGCAAAGGGAAGGAGTCTTGCTGCATAAGCATAGGTGATAGAGCCAGACAAGGCAAGCAGGCCACCGATGATCCAACAGAATAGGACTATCCAAAGGTTCCCTGTTTCTTTGATTAAATAACCAGAAGTGAAAAAAATCCCCGATCCCACCATGGAAGAGAAAAGAACCGAGATGGAATCAAAAGTATTGAGGCTACGTTTTAATTCCAATTAACCGCCGAGCAGACGTTTGACCATTGTTTCCGAAATTGGTTTCATCGAAGCAGTTGATACCGATCCAATTTTCCCTTTGAACTCTTCTGGGTTTAACATCATACCAAGTGAAAATATATTTTCACTTTCCACTTCCTTTTTTTTCAGTTCAGCGAGAAGTCCTGAAACTGTAGCCTTACTGGTTTCCAAAATTTCAGGTTTAGATCCTTTTCCCGCACCTAACTCAGGAAAGAGTGGTTCTCCCTCAAACAAAAGTTCTTTGAGTTTATTTTCATCTTGGGAATTGTCTTCCAAAAGTCCAATACGAGATTGTTCTTTGGAAAGTTGTTTTTGTAATTCTGTCAGCCGTGTTTGGATATTGTGGTATTGGACAGGAAGGCTTACCACAAAGTCAGATTTCTCATCTGCTTTCTGTATTTGAGTTCCTGTTTTTCCAGAGACATCTTTGGTATCCTTTTTGTCCTGGATTAATTTTTCGGCTGAGTTGAGGAGACGATTGAGACGAACATCCATGTCCTACCTTCCTTGGTAAAGGCCTTATGTCTCGGCGGTGCCTGGGCATAAATCCTATGACTACCTGTCTAATTTTCGGCTAACCCGTACAATGAAAATAAACTTTTTCTAAAAAAAAGTAAAGAATTATTAAAGTTGACTGGGGTTTTTGCAAGGTTTTGCTAGTGGGAGTTTATGGAAAGAAACCAATTTCTTCTCTTTCTCTCCTTTTTGTTCTCCACCATTGCCACAATTCTTGGAATTGCGATCCTCATCTCGGGATCTAGCCTTGCTCGATTTTCGAGTGGGACAGGTGGGAGTTTATTCCAAGCAAGTGAAATCGGTGCAGTGGTCATCCCAATTGTTGGGGAAATCCATTCTGGTGAATCCACTTTTGATTCAACAGGTGCTGATACCGTATTACGCCAATTACGTGAATTAGAAGAGGATGGTAACGTAAAAGGGATCCTTCTCGAAATCAATTCTCCAGGCGGAACAGTAGCTGCATCCCAAGAGATTTTTAACGAACTCTTACATTTACGCAAAACCAAAAAAATTGTCGTGAGTATGAAAGATGTCGCCGCCTCTGGTGGGTATTACATCGCATCGGCTTCCGATTATATTTTTGCGGAAAACGGAACCATCACAGGGTCCATCGGAGTCATTTCCTTTGCTCCCAATGTGAAAGGACTACTCGACCGTTACGGAGTGGGTGTTCGCACCTACAAAGCAGGAAAGTACAAAGATATGTATTCTCCCTTCCGTGATTCTACCAACGAAGAAGATGATATGATTGGAAAACAACTCCAAGATACATATCGTAAGTTTGTGGAAGATGTAGCAAAAGGTCGCAACAAAACTGTTAAATCCATC
The sequence above is a segment of the Leptospira sp. WS39.C2 genome. Coding sequences within it:
- a CDS encoding potassium/proton antiporter, with the protein product MIDSFTLQALIISTLIIFSILSSKLFFRFGFPILLIFLTFGMLAGSDGPGQIDFSDYSLAQSIGIFALIYILFLGGLESEWDSLKNFLAIGVRLSIIGTILTALILGVLIHLLFPVLGFMESFLLGSIVSATDAASVFNIFKTGSSDLPVHLKKIIEFESGSNDAVGVLLTTIFMNLITADASFNGFQFFRFFVMQVLVGMMMGYSIGILILYLMNSVKLGYDGLYLVFITASVPFIYAVTTVFQGNGFLAVYIAGIIVGRNKFIHKKSIFRFLNGYVWILQIGMFLCFGLLVYPTRMANIWVPGLLIGVLLILFARPLAVFISLFRVNLPIKEKLFISWVGLRGASPIILATFPIAQGLVWGDLLFHIVFFVVLVSLLIQGSLIPRVAQWLGILKVDPDRKIYRPTDFDNIEFPGMTLQELIVPYNSSVVDKALFEIKLPDQSHILLIARGEQFLIPSGNTQVKGGDVVWVLAKDDVMPIIGKTFMSVS
- a CDS encoding APC family permease, whose amino-acid sequence is MELKRSLNTFDSISVLFSSMVGSGIFFTSGYLIKETGNLWIVLFCWIIGGLLALSGSITYAYAARLLPFAGGDYVYLKVAYSPAIAFMSGWSSLLTNFSACVSVLALAFGKYVQILFPELPYFESATYTLLGLDLQVSSLTFIGILPILFFSGLNYFGIKSAVRVQNVFAVLKITGLLMFLALGFSIGSTHWGYLLDSPFPNIMELSFYSKVLIGIVPVSFSYLGWNMITYIAEEVKNPEKTIVRSAITACFLVAGLYFAINLLFVISAPIDELAGQDGIGAIAFQKLFGINYSILTTSFIAWVILGSMSAILIGGSRVYFAMARDGVFLPSFSKIHPKWHSPYVSIFFQAFVAILFLFVKEIEALLYMITCSILILSCLTAATPFRFEKMGMKSDYKIPLYPLPIFLYIFANIAVMAILFVEKPITASWGLMITLIALPVYYLFRLDKKQIVSKHSNS
- the sppA gene encoding signal peptide peptidase SppA, with product MERNQFLLFLSFLFSTIATILGIAILISGSSLARFSSGTGGSLFQASEIGAVVIPIVGEIHSGESTFDSTGADTVLRQLRELEEDGNVKGILLEINSPGGTVAASQEIFNELLHLRKTKKIVVSMKDVAASGGYYIASASDYIFAENGTITGSIGVISFAPNVKGLLDRYGVGVRTYKAGKYKDMYSPFRDSTNEEDDMIGKQLQDTYRKFVEDVAKGRNKTVKSIEELAEGKIYSGEDAFRNKLVDDIGGRREAHKKLSELCQYEGQIPLFEQEYSPFERMIRSLGVKFLGEGSQTAKIRSLLQAQVLVILPTSLGKLML